A region from the Neurospora crassa OR74A linkage group V, whole genome shotgun sequence genome encodes:
- a CDS encoding PEP5, which yields MADTAREAGSSPGTASQNDQHPEKGTVQSSQTAASDTSSSRSEPRPHLHAKTFLAVFAICVIYFVQIYNVVGSGAQTNTIAITLGNGSTADGVWLSSSIAIGTAVLSPIFSQAADYWGRRWFLVLSTFIGAVGSIIVARATSMNMAIAGFAITSISYGAQPLLHAVSSEVLPRRYRSWGQAADLIANGLGGITALLCSGAFSRTSNVPSEGFRKFWYLGTGLFVLATILCFVFYNPPQTERERSFSFSEKLGKLDWVGYFLLTSGIVLFCIGLSWSENPFPWSNAHVSATFGVGMALIIALAVYETLFKKDGMFHHGLFKSRNFPIALVCLFCEGLAFFSANNYFAFQVGILYETDALLVATRYSIAIIVSIFSAAAAGMYCAHYKRVRWITVASFCVFTAFFACMATSGVGFDTEVWGYPVLLGTALGMSLCVLVTIAQLSTPPELIAIATGLVIGLRSLGGSVGLAIYNALLNGALNHLGDNIAKAVLPLGLPPQSVGPLIGALADHHEELIPKIEGVTPQIIEAGVSALKETFAMGFRRVWTAASCFVAVAAIAACFLKEEGKEFTMRIDNPIEKEEELYSDVERAHHA from the exons ATGGCAGACACGGCAAGGGAGGCTGGATCTTCCCCAGGCACTGCTTCCCAGAATGACCAGCACCCGGAGAAGGGCACGGTTCAATCATCACAGACTGCGGCTTCCGATACCTCGTCCTCACGGAGCGAACCTAGGCCGCACCTTCACGCAAAGACCTTTTTGGCCGTCTTTGCCATCTGTGTTATCTACTTTGTTCAGATTTACAATGTCGTCGGGAGTGGAGCT CAAACGAACACTATCGCCATCACACTCGGAAATGGAAGCACGGCTGACGGAGTATGGCTCTCGTCGTCGATTGCCATTGGCACGGCCGTGCTGAGTCCCATCTTCTCCCAGGCGGCTGACTACTGGGGTCGTCGCTGGTTCCTGGTTCTTTCTACCTTTATTGGTGCCGTTGGTTCCATCATCGTGGCCCGGGCCACCTCGATGAACATGGCCATTGCCGGCTTTGCCATTACTTCCATCAGCTACGGCGCTCAGCCCCTTCTGCACGCCGTTTCCTCCGAGGTCCTTCCGCGCCGCTACCGCTCATGGGGCCAAGCCGCTGACCTCATCGCCAACGGCCTCGGTGGTATCACTGCCCTGCTTTGCTCCGGCGCTTTCTCCCGTACTTCCAACGTCCCCTCCGAAGGCTTCCGGAAGTTCTGGTACCTCGGCACCGGtctcttcgtcctcgccaCCATTCTGTGCTTCGTCTTCTACAACCCTCCTCAAACCGAGCGAGAGCgatccttttccttctccgaGAAGCTCGGCAAGCTCGACTGGGTCGGCTACTTCCTCCTCACCTCGGGCATTGTCCTCTTCTGCATTGGCCTCTCCTGGTCCGAGAACCCGTTCCCATGGTCGAACGCGCACGTGTCCGCCACCTTTGGCGTCGGCATGGCTCTCATCATTGCCCTGGCCGTCTACGAGACCCTTTTCAAAAAGGACGGCATGTTCCACCACGGCCTGTTCAAAAGCCGCAACTTCCCCATTGCGCTCGTCTGCCTCTTTTGCGAGGGTCTCGCCTTCTTCAGCGCCAACAACTACTTTGCCTTCCAAGTCGGCATCCTCTACGAGACGGACGCCCTGCTCGTTGCCACCCGCTactccatcgccatcatcgtctccatcttctccgccgccgccgcgggcATGTACTGCGCCCATTACAAGCGCGTGCGCTGGATCACGGTCGCGTCTTTTTGCGTCTTTACCGCCTTTTTTGCTTGCATGGCCACTAGTGGTGTGGGTTTCGACACCGAGGTCTGGGGATACCCCGTCCTTCTCGGTACCGCCCTCGGCATGTCCCTCTGCGTTCTCGTCACCATTGCACAGCTGTCCACCCCGCCCGAACTCATCGCGATCGCCACGGGCCTGGTCATCGGTCTCCGCTCGCTCGGCGGGTCTGTTGGTCTGGCTATCTACAATGCCCTGCTCAATGGCGCGTTGAATCACTTGGGGGATAACATTGCGAAAGCCGTGCTGCCCCTTGGCTTGCCGCCGCAGTCGGTGGGACCGTTGATCGGTGCCCTGGCGGATCATCATGAGGAGCTGATTCCCAAGATTGAGGGCGTGACGCCGCAGATCATCGAGGCGGGCGTGTCCGCGCTCAAGGAGACGTTCGCGATGGGGTTCAGAAGGGTGTGGACGGCGGCGAGCTGCTTTGTGGCGGTGGCGGCTATCGCGGCGTGTTTCctaaaggaggagggcaaggagTTTACGATGCGGATTGATAATCCgattgagaaggaggaggagttgtaTTCTGATGTGGAGAGGGCGCACCACGCTTAG